In Chitinibacter sp. SCUT-21, a single genomic region encodes these proteins:
- a CDS encoding polysaccharide export protein: MSSFSSFTQFKSQLNSLLILMILLLSGCAAMPDRLPSSGPGKSGLESSVASNQNPLPMVIVDIDPQVAQSVLANEQRELWSTIFPAEARREMLVGFGDVLEITILEAPPAVLFGSATTTSGLTASGGRVSFPDLVVNADGQIIVPFAGSILVAGKTIQNIQQSIEQRLKGKANQPQVLARITRNVSSNVTVVGDVGTSARVPLTAQSERVLDALAAVGGVRQSVGKMSIQLTRGERVYTLPLDTIIQDPKQNITLKAGDVINALYQSQSFSVLGATGRNDEINFEARGISLSQAIARAGGLSDNRADAQGVFLFRLEEPEALAGTPFKDAKQVEGKIPVVYRVDLKNPASFIVAQSFPIKNRDVMFVSNAPAAELQKFLNVVMSAVYPIITLTNQLGK; encoded by the coding sequence ATGTCTTCTTTTTCTAGTTTTACGCAGTTCAAAAGCCAACTTAATTCATTGCTTATTTTGATGATACTTTTATTAAGTGGCTGTGCTGCAATGCCTGATCGCCTGCCCTCATCAGGCCCTGGAAAATCCGGATTAGAATCTTCAGTGGCAAGCAATCAAAATCCACTACCGATGGTGATTGTTGATATCGATCCACAAGTTGCACAAAGCGTGTTAGCGAATGAACAACGCGAATTGTGGTCTACTATTTTTCCAGCAGAGGCCCGTCGGGAAATGCTGGTAGGTTTCGGAGATGTACTTGAGATTACTATTTTAGAAGCCCCACCCGCCGTATTATTTGGAAGTGCGACAACAACAAGCGGTTTAACCGCATCGGGGGGGAGAGTTAGTTTTCCAGACCTAGTCGTGAATGCTGATGGTCAGATTATCGTTCCGTTTGCAGGCTCAATTCTGGTTGCAGGCAAAACGATTCAGAATATTCAACAAAGTATAGAGCAGCGTTTAAAAGGGAAAGCTAATCAGCCCCAGGTATTGGCACGTATAACTCGAAACGTTAGTTCGAATGTTACAGTCGTTGGTGATGTCGGCACTAGCGCTCGTGTACCGCTCACGGCACAAAGTGAACGGGTCCTAGATGCCCTAGCGGCAGTTGGCGGCGTTCGTCAATCCGTTGGGAAAATGTCCATTCAATTAACACGCGGAGAGCGTGTGTATACGCTGCCCCTAGATACTATTATTCAAGACCCAAAACAAAATATCACGTTAAAAGCTGGTGATGTAATTAATGCGCTCTACCAATCTCAGAGCTTTAGCGTGCTAGGGGCCACAGGGCGTAATGACGAAATTAATTTTGAAGCACGTGGTATCTCTTTATCACAAGCAATTGCAAGAGCTGGTGGCCTGTCGGATAACCGTGCCGATGCACAGGGCGTTTTCCTTTTTCGCTTAGAAGAGCCTGAAGCACTTGCTGGCACTCCGTTTAAAGATGCCAAGCAAGTGGAAGGTAAAATTCCGGTTGTTTACCGCGTAGATTTGAAAAATCCAGCATCATTTATCGTTGCACAGTCCTTCCCTATTAAAAATCGTGATGTGATGTTTGTATCCAATGCGCCAGCCGCCGAGTTGCAAAAATTCTTAAACGTGGTGATGTCTGCTGTTTATCCAATTATTACTCTGACCAATCAATTGGGTAAGTAG
- a CDS encoding FkbM family methyltransferase, with protein MTNKNFDFLKNVSLSCRRVSIAKASASDFLGRFRDIVSDPLNAYINRHPRAGLQFGDFVFLHNGLKVKLRGDFSYYDSFSDILIINSGVHEPLEEYCFQEVLKLLSERPIMLELGAYWAHYSMWLKKTNPMATCFMVEPDEQNIKVGKFNFELNNFDGFFINAFVSKSDFSVDNFITSKAITRLDILHSDIQGFELDMLDGAEISLRSQIIDWVFLSTHSQELHYSCIKKLEYFGYNILVSSCFEHGTTSYDGFILAISPKNMARF; from the coding sequence ATGACCAATAAAAACTTCGATTTTTTAAAAAATGTCAGTCTTAGTTGTAGACGAGTTTCAATTGCAAAGGCTAGTGCATCAGATTTTCTTGGTCGATTTAGAGATATTGTATCAGATCCATTGAATGCCTATATCAACAGACATCCTCGAGCAGGCCTTCAATTCGGAGATTTTGTTTTTTTGCACAACGGCCTCAAGGTTAAATTAAGGGGTGATTTTAGTTACTATGATTCATTCAGCGACATTTTAATTATCAACTCGGGTGTCCATGAGCCACTCGAAGAGTATTGCTTTCAAGAAGTTTTAAAGCTGCTATCAGAAAGACCAATAATGCTCGAGCTTGGCGCTTATTGGGCTCATTATTCAATGTGGTTAAAAAAGACAAACCCAATGGCGACATGTTTTATGGTCGAACCTGATGAGCAGAATATTAAGGTCGGCAAGTTTAATTTCGAGCTTAATAATTTCGACGGGTTTTTCATCAATGCTTTTGTGTCAAAGTCAGATTTCTCAGTCGATAATTTCATTACAAGCAAAGCCATTACACGACTTGATATATTGCACTCTGACATTCAAGGCTTCGAGCTTGATATGCTTGATGGGGCAGAGATTTCTTTAAGATCGCAGATTATTGATTGGGTTTTTTTGTCGACACATAGCCAAGAATTACATTATTCTTGCATAAAAAAATTAGAATATTTTGGTTACAACATTTTAGTTTCGTCATGCTTTGAACACGGAACTACTTCATACGATGGTTTTATACTCGCAATATCACCTAAAAACATGGCTAGGTTTTGA
- a CDS encoding glycosyltransferase yields the protein MPSYNQAQFIEYSVRSVLSQPVGSLFVADGGSRDGTVAILKRLQAEFGSRLIFVSEPDQGPASAINKALRLAQDDIIGWLNSDDLYTPGTVEAVLAAFAQHPDWQMLYGEANHIDAFGQVIDRYPTLPPSIGIDAFRAGCFICQPTVFLRREVFDRVGLLDETIATAFDFEYWLRIFSAFPDQIGFIPQCLALSRLHDDCITVRLREQVAVDGIRVIARHLGQAPITWLATLTDELLSRFPFGASPPSVADHVARLADSLKEELGEAAVSDFKHSLQQDSRLRLAQPDCYVEVFPDAWVGPQFQIRLGKWSRGARWLSLSCLNLFAHGPQFSIALTTSWGRERKQAIPFLGPFKILIPLPAAPLTDAHIDVLCSCHFVPQLVDSTSDDARQLCFKVLHYEIC from the coding sequence ATGCCCTCTTACAATCAAGCTCAATTTATTGAATACTCGGTTCGTAGTGTTTTATCGCAGCCGGTTGGTAGCTTGTTTGTAGCCGATGGCGGCTCGCGCGATGGTACGGTTGCTATTTTGAAGCGCTTACAGGCTGAGTTTGGCTCGCGTTTGATATTTGTTTCAGAGCCTGATCAAGGCCCTGCTAGTGCGATTAATAAGGCTTTGCGCCTTGCTCAAGACGACATCATTGGCTGGCTTAATTCCGATGATTTGTATACACCGGGAACTGTCGAAGCGGTGCTAGCCGCTTTTGCTCAGCATCCTGATTGGCAAATGCTATACGGCGAGGCAAACCATATTGACGCGTTTGGTCAGGTAATTGATCGCTATCCTACTTTACCGCCTTCCATTGGTATAGATGCGTTTAGAGCTGGGTGCTTTATTTGCCAGCCAACCGTATTTTTGCGGCGGGAGGTGTTCGATCGGGTCGGCTTGCTGGATGAAACGATTGCTACTGCTTTTGATTTTGAGTACTGGCTGCGTATTTTTTCAGCATTCCCAGATCAAATTGGCTTTATTCCACAGTGTTTGGCACTGTCCCGTCTGCATGATGATTGCATTACAGTCCGACTTAGGGAGCAGGTGGCGGTGGATGGAATTCGAGTTATTGCAAGGCACTTGGGTCAAGCACCAATTACTTGGTTAGCTACGCTCACCGATGAGCTATTATCTCGCTTCCCATTCGGCGCTTCTCCACCCTCTGTGGCGGATCATGTAGCTAGGCTTGCAGACTCACTGAAAGAGGAGCTTGGGGAGGCCGCAGTTTCAGATTTTAAACACTCATTACAGCAAGATTCTCGCCTGCGCTTAGCACAGCCAGACTGTTATGTTGAAGTTTTTCCAGATGCTTGGGTTGGGCCGCAATTTCAAATCCGCCTTGGGAAATGGTCAAGAGGAGCGCGTTGGTTAAGCCTTAGCTGCCTAAACTTGTTTGCGCATGGACCACAATTTTCAATTGCACTCACTACAAGCTGGGGGCGAGAGAGAAAGCAGGCGATCCCCTTCTTGGGGCCATTTAAAATTCTCATTCCCCTACCAGCAGCACCTCTTACCGATGCACACATTGATGTCTTATGCAGCTGCCACTTCGTCCCTCAGTTAGTCGATTCTACATCTGATGATGCTCGTCAATTGTGCTTTAAAGTATTGCATTATGAAATCTGCTAA
- a CDS encoding aldolase catalytic domain-containing protein, giving the protein MMIILDCTLRDGGYYNKWNFPLDVTNQYLEAMQAAGVDIVELGLRSLINKGFNGANAYTTDSYIQSLTIPTNLKVAVMINAAELIASTPLETVLEKLFPEHAETSPVDVVRIACHVHEFVKALPACNWLKARGYIVGFNLMQVADRSQEEVESLSLEASKFPIDALYFADSMGSMNPAQTSQIISWLRKHWQGAMGIHTHDNMGLALSNTLQAIKDGVTWLDATVTGMGRGPGNARTEELVIEVADMRQQNINMVPLMSVIRGYFQPLKNKCGWGSNPYYYLSGKYGIHPTYIQEMLGDSRYSEEDILAAINHLRLEGGKNFSFNTLDATRHFYRGNPRGSWSPKEIFEDMSVLLLGTGPGVAEHRAALENLIKTNKFVVVALNTQSAVEQSLIDVRIACHPIRLLADCDAHRQLPQPLITPATMLPPDVLDGLHGKKIFDYGLAVKENVFEFGENASILPTSLVICYALAAITAGGATNILMAGFDGYGANDPRNTEMNSLLKLYAANHGSIQLVSITPTCYELPTKSVYGLTI; this is encoded by the coding sequence ATGATGATTATTTTAGACTGCACCCTTCGTGATGGGGGTTATTATAACAAATGGAATTTTCCACTTGATGTAACTAACCAATACCTGGAAGCAATGCAAGCAGCAGGTGTAGATATTGTTGAGCTAGGTTTACGCTCTTTGATCAACAAAGGTTTTAATGGTGCAAATGCATATACCACGGACAGCTATATTCAATCCCTTACTATTCCTACCAATTTGAAAGTCGCGGTAATGATCAATGCAGCGGAGTTGATTGCTAGCACTCCACTTGAAACCGTACTAGAAAAATTATTCCCAGAGCACGCCGAAACTTCACCGGTAGATGTGGTACGAATTGCTTGTCATGTACATGAATTTGTTAAGGCATTACCTGCATGCAATTGGTTAAAGGCACGAGGCTATATTGTTGGTTTTAATTTAATGCAGGTAGCAGATCGCTCACAAGAAGAAGTCGAGTCTCTCTCACTTGAAGCAAGTAAATTCCCAATAGATGCTCTTTATTTTGCTGACAGCATGGGCAGCATGAATCCTGCACAAACGTCGCAAATTATTAGCTGGTTACGTAAACACTGGCAAGGAGCGATGGGAATACATACCCACGATAACATGGGGCTGGCACTATCCAATACATTACAAGCGATCAAAGATGGCGTAACCTGGTTGGATGCAACCGTTACGGGTATGGGGCGTGGCCCTGGCAATGCACGCACTGAGGAGCTGGTTATTGAAGTAGCGGACATGCGTCAGCAAAATATTAATATGGTCCCATTAATGAGTGTTATTAGGGGCTATTTTCAACCGCTAAAAAATAAATGCGGCTGGGGCTCTAATCCATACTACTATCTGTCAGGGAAGTACGGAATCCATCCTACCTACATTCAGGAAATGCTGGGGGACTCACGCTATAGCGAAGAAGATATTCTTGCTGCAATTAATCATCTTAGGCTTGAGGGGGGCAAGAACTTTAGTTTCAATACTCTTGACGCAACACGGCATTTTTATCGCGGGAACCCGCGTGGTAGTTGGAGCCCAAAAGAAATTTTTGAAGACATGAGTGTTCTGTTACTAGGTACAGGCCCTGGTGTTGCAGAGCACAGAGCTGCACTGGAAAATCTTATTAAAACAAATAAATTCGTGGTTGTTGCATTGAACACTCAATCAGCGGTCGAGCAATCGCTTATTGATGTACGTATTGCATGCCATCCAATCCGCTTACTTGCTGACTGCGATGCACACCGCCAATTACCACAACCCCTTATTACTCCCGCAACAATGCTCCCACCAGATGTACTAGACGGTTTGCATGGTAAGAAAATTTTTGATTATGGCCTTGCGGTGAAAGAAAATGTTTTCGAATTTGGTGAAAACGCTAGTATTTTACCAACATCATTAGTTATTTGTTATGCACTTGCAGCAATTACTGCTGGTGGTGCAACGAATATATTGATGGCAGGATTTGATGGATATGGGGCTAATGATCCACGTAATACGGAAATGAATTCGTTACTGAAATTATATGCAGCTAACCATGGCTCTATTCAACTTGTATCAATCACACCAACATGCTACGAGCTCCCCACTAAAAGCGTTTATGGATTAACTATTTAG
- a CDS encoding acylneuraminate cytidylyltransferase family protein, with product MTIRAFLPCRKGSERVPRKNIKPFAGVENGLVQIKIQQLLDCNAIDEVVLSTNDEDILYFASTINNPRLRVHKRVDALCSSSTSTDELVSHAVDLIPDGHILWTHVTSPFINAEVYSEIISSYRKCLDIGYDSLMTTTLIHGFLWSQNGPINYNRDIEKWPRTQTISPVHEINSGVFLNSSINYKNINDRIGNNPFLHSIDKITAYDIDWPEDFLIAEAIASNGLARI from the coding sequence ATGACTATACGTGCATTTTTGCCTTGCAGAAAAGGCAGTGAACGAGTTCCAAGAAAAAACATAAAGCCATTTGCCGGAGTTGAAAATGGCTTAGTTCAAATAAAGATACAACAATTACTAGATTGCAATGCGATTGATGAAGTTGTTTTATCAACAAACGACGAAGATATATTATATTTTGCTTCTACTATTAATAACCCGCGATTACGGGTTCATAAAAGAGTTGACGCATTGTGTAGTAGCTCAACAAGTACGGACGAACTTGTTTCTCATGCTGTTGATTTAATTCCTGATGGACATATTTTGTGGACTCATGTGACATCACCTTTTATCAATGCCGAAGTCTACTCTGAAATCATATCCAGCTACAGGAAGTGCCTAGATATTGGTTATGACTCCCTCATGACTACCACTTTAATTCATGGTTTTTTATGGTCTCAAAATGGGCCAATAAACTATAACCGCGACATAGAGAAATGGCCAAGAACCCAGACAATTTCTCCGGTTCATGAGATCAATAGCGGGGTTTTTTTAAATAGTTCGATCAATTATAAAAATATAAATGATCGAATTGGCAACAATCCATTTCTCCACTCCATTGATAAAATAACTGCTTACGACATTGACTGGCCTGAGGATTTTCTCATTGCGGAGGCTATTGCAAGCAATGGATTGGCCAGAATATGA
- a CDS encoding FkbM family methyltransferase: MSNHTSRFLELWGKGDWESLIKEANAISLSDIDKVRTEDLLVFASAFIHKSNFNQAHRYINFAKKHGINTQVVTNFLLLGVKNSLAKIRSLQSKDEQAALLFKEATQFAVAHVNNHNWPHQRASNEMRSLGLLPQAIKLNEKLLNSTNSESDHTPAIYEIIKSEISLLHHELSLAVQRSQLYQSTNYRENEKSDLTIEERLKNRSLSQLGQDLWVLKQTNYKREGFFVEFGATDGVLLSNSFLLEKEFDWKGICAEPNPIFYAALEKNRSCIKSNACIGATTGEEVEFIFADVFGGMEKHAENDGHKDRRNAYKRNGQSRKLVTISLHDFLLEKSAPTTIDYLSIDTEGSEYEILASFPFDKWDVRNITVEHNFTQQREMIFELLTNYGYQRTEAKWDDWYTQIKVRDGQE; the protein is encoded by the coding sequence ATGAGTAATCATACCAGCAGGTTTTTAGAATTATGGGGCAAGGGCGATTGGGAATCATTAATTAAAGAAGCAAATGCAATAAGCCTAAGTGATATAGATAAAGTCAGAACAGAGGATTTATTAGTCTTTGCGAGTGCTTTTATACATAAAAGTAATTTTAATCAAGCGCACCGCTACATAAATTTTGCAAAGAAGCATGGAATTAACACTCAAGTTGTAACAAATTTTCTACTCCTAGGTGTAAAAAACTCTTTAGCTAAAATTCGTAGCCTACAATCAAAAGATGAGCAAGCAGCCTTACTATTTAAAGAAGCAACCCAGTTCGCTGTTGCGCATGTTAACAATCACAACTGGCCTCATCAAAGAGCAAGCAATGAAATGCGAAGCTTAGGATTGCTACCACAGGCAATCAAACTAAATGAAAAGTTATTAAATTCGACAAATAGTGAATCAGATCATACGCCCGCAATTTATGAAATTATTAAGTCTGAAATTAGCCTACTACACCATGAGTTAAGCCTGGCAGTGCAAAGATCACAACTCTACCAATCTACCAATTACCGAGAAAATGAAAAATCTGACTTAACTATAGAAGAAAGACTTAAAAACAGATCTTTATCGCAGCTAGGTCAGGATCTTTGGGTCCTAAAACAGACCAACTATAAAAGAGAGGGTTTTTTTGTAGAATTTGGTGCAACAGATGGAGTGTTATTGAGCAATAGTTTTTTATTAGAGAAAGAATTTGATTGGAAGGGTATCTGTGCGGAACCCAATCCAATATTCTATGCCGCGCTAGAGAAAAATAGATCCTGCATTAAAAGTAATGCATGCATTGGTGCAACAACTGGTGAAGAAGTGGAGTTTATTTTTGCCGATGTATTTGGTGGCATGGAAAAACATGCCGAAAATGATGGGCATAAAGATCGTCGCAATGCCTACAAAAGGAATGGTCAGAGTAGAAAGCTAGTAACAATTTCACTCCATGATTTCTTACTTGAAAAGAGCGCGCCAACGACAATTGACTACTTAAGTATTGATACTGAAGGTAGTGAGTATGAAATCTTAGCCAGTTTTCCATTTGATAAATGGGATGTAAGAAATATAACTGTTGAGCATAATTTTACGCAACAACGCGAGATGATCTTCGAATTACTTACGAATTATGGCTATCAAAGAACGGAAGCTAAATGGGATGATTGGTATACGCAAATCAAGGTGCGAGATGGGCAAGAATGA
- a CDS encoding capsular biosynthesis protein: MFGDRRPVHVPAVASAQRNGLRVHVFEEGYFRPYWVTLEREGVNARSLLPKDPDWYREVGASLPDYADGQAFRSAFSMRAIHDITYHVAGIWNPLFYSGYRTHAPVTAPIEYAAYLRRVASVFLCKQADQELIQRLATQKKTYYVLPLQLNSDTQIREYSQFSDMQQVLRFVMQSFALHAPSESLLVIKNHPLDTGLVNYARHINQLSGEFDLAGRVEYLESGDLNTLLLNAKGLVTVNSTVGGLAIHLGCPTITLSNPIYNLPGLTFQGGLDHFWSNIQPVDRDLSYFFRNTVIHATQVNGGFYCNEGITMAVENSMYALQSDVSPLTDLLQRFPISANSPRVNVTPNTVHSSTNELINIAAIEQS; the protein is encoded by the coding sequence TTGTTTGGGGATCGCCGGCCTGTGCATGTACCTGCGGTGGCGAGCGCACAACGCAATGGCTTGCGCGTCCATGTATTTGAAGAAGGCTATTTCCGCCCTTATTGGGTGACATTGGAACGAGAGGGTGTCAATGCACGCTCTTTACTACCAAAAGATCCCGACTGGTATCGTGAAGTTGGAGCAAGCTTGCCTGACTATGCCGATGGTCAAGCTTTTCGCTCAGCATTTAGTATGCGGGCAATTCATGATATTACCTATCATGTCGCGGGCATATGGAATCCCTTGTTTTATTCGGGTTATCGCACTCATGCGCCAGTGACTGCGCCGATTGAGTATGCGGCTTATTTACGGCGCGTAGCTTCAGTATTTCTTTGCAAACAAGCAGATCAGGAATTGATACAGCGCTTAGCCACACAGAAAAAAACTTACTATGTTTTGCCTTTACAGCTCAATAGCGATACTCAAATTCGTGAGTATTCCCAGTTTAGTGATATGCAGCAGGTTCTAAGATTTGTTATGCAATCGTTTGCCTTGCATGCGCCCAGCGAGTCTCTCTTGGTGATTAAGAATCATCCTTTGGATACCGGCTTGGTGAATTACGCTCGGCATATTAATCAGTTAAGCGGCGAGTTTGATTTGGCTGGGCGAGTTGAATATTTAGAATCAGGGGATCTAAATACACTGCTATTGAATGCAAAAGGCTTGGTCACAGTCAATAGCACAGTGGGGGGACTAGCGATTCATTTAGGTTGTCCAACTATCACCTTAAGCAACCCAATTTACAATTTACCAGGACTGACATTTCAAGGTGGATTAGATCATTTTTGGAGCAACATCCAGCCAGTTGATCGGGATTTGAGCTATTTCTTCCGCAATACAGTTATCCATGCCACACAAGTAAATGGCGGATTTTACTGTAATGAAGGAATTACTATGGCGGTTGAAAATAGCATGTACGCATTGCAGTCTGATGTATCGCCACTTACCGATCTTTTGCAAAGATTTCCAATATCTGCAAATTCGCCGCGTGTCAACGTAACACCAAACACAGTGCATTCGAGCACGAACGAGCTCATCAATATTGCGGCGATTGAGCAATCCTAA
- a CDS encoding glycosyltransferase family 4 protein, with amino-acid sequence MLDKAASTLLFDLVLTTPSNFNWRVKLLIAQAYLRWGHAWWTDPNYLYLNTSHSGLEQSKLRSKLAATKNGVFFVHDLIPITHPEYCRPGESTRHQARMQTVLECGCAVIVNSSATRNELQSFASKHGFTLPPTTIAWLASADLPIPNSQRPLSEPYFVMLGTIEARKNHALILQLWRQLVERLGTNAPKLVIIGQRGWECENALDLLERCDVLRSHVLEIRRCSDTELASYLKHGQALLFPSFAEGFGMPIVEAFSQNLPVLCSDLPAFREIAGDIPEYLNPLDGLGWMTLIEQYSVSTHPARLAQLARLANFQPPTWAIHFAVVDEFLGRLNMGEE; translated from the coding sequence TTGCTGGATAAAGCGGCGAGCACCCTGCTATTCGACTTGGTTTTAACCACGCCATCCAATTTCAACTGGCGAGTCAAACTGTTGATCGCACAGGCTTATCTACGATGGGGTCATGCTTGGTGGACCGATCCCAACTATCTGTATTTGAATACTAGCCATAGCGGATTGGAACAGTCCAAGCTTCGCAGCAAGCTTGCAGCAACAAAAAATGGTGTTTTTTTTGTACATGACTTAATTCCAATCACGCACCCTGAATATTGTCGCCCTGGTGAAAGCACGCGGCACCAAGCTCGTATGCAAACAGTTTTAGAGTGCGGCTGCGCAGTGATTGTTAATTCTTCAGCCACCCGCAATGAGCTACAAAGCTTTGCATCCAAGCATGGCTTCACATTACCACCAACCACCATTGCCTGGCTGGCCTCTGCTGATTTGCCTATACCGAATTCACAGCGGCCTCTGTCAGAACCTTATTTCGTAATGCTTGGGACCATTGAAGCGCGTAAAAACCATGCTTTAATTTTGCAGCTTTGGCGGCAATTGGTGGAGCGCTTAGGCACTAATGCGCCAAAACTGGTCATCATTGGGCAAAGAGGATGGGAATGTGAGAATGCATTGGATTTGCTGGAACGCTGTGATGTGTTGCGCTCGCATGTGCTGGAGATTAGGCGTTGTTCGGATACAGAGCTAGCATCATATTTAAAACATGGTCAAGCATTGCTGTTCCCTTCGTTTGCGGAAGGATTTGGCATGCCCATCGTTGAGGCATTTAGTCAAAATTTGCCCGTGTTATGTAGCGATTTACCTGCGTTTCGCGAGATCGCTGGTGATATTCCTGAGTACCTCAATCCTCTAGATGGTTTGGGCTGGATGACCTTGATTGAGCAATATAGCGTAAGCACTCATCCAGCACGCTTGGCTCAATTGGCGCGCTTGGCAAATTTTCAACCACCAACGTGGGCTATTCATTTTGCGGTGGTTGATGAGTTTTTGGGGCGTCTTAATATGGGTGAGGAGTGA
- a CDS encoding HAD hydrolase-like protein, translating into MNIANYKTLIFDCDGVVLDSNKVKTEAFYKAALPFGEKAAQKLVSHHVLNGGISRYKKFEWFIQEVVSDEEAELNQLLESYAQFVKSGLFTCDIAEGLSELREKTCNANWLIVSGGDQQELREVFAARKLIDFFDGGVFGSPDSKDLILEREIANNNIQMPAIFLGDSRYDHVASSNAGLDFLFLNYWTEFENWKDYCQTNNLNVHNSLRL; encoded by the coding sequence ATGAACATTGCAAATTACAAAACTTTAATTTTTGACTGTGACGGTGTAGTACTCGATTCAAATAAAGTAAAGACGGAAGCTTTTTATAAGGCTGCTTTACCTTTTGGAGAAAAAGCTGCGCAAAAGTTAGTATCGCATCATGTATTAAATGGTGGTATTTCTCGCTATAAAAAATTTGAATGGTTTATTCAGGAGGTTGTCTCCGACGAAGAAGCCGAGCTTAATCAACTGCTTGAGTCCTATGCGCAATTTGTAAAAAGTGGCTTGTTTACTTGTGACATTGCCGAAGGGCTATCAGAATTAAGAGAAAAAACGTGCAACGCTAACTGGCTTATTGTTTCCGGCGGTGATCAACAAGAATTGCGTGAGGTTTTTGCTGCACGCAAGCTCATCGATTTTTTTGACGGGGGCGTTTTTGGCAGCCCTGATAGCAAAGACCTTATACTTGAACGCGAAATAGCTAATAACAATATACAAATGCCTGCTATTTTCCTTGGTGATAGCCGTTACGATCATGTTGCATCATCAAATGCCGGTCTAGATTTTTTGTTCCTAAATTACTGGACGGAGTTTGAGAATTGGAAAGATTATTGCCAAACCAACAACTTAAATGTACATAACTCTTTGCGATTATAG
- a CDS encoding glycosyltransferase: protein MKIFLVTPSFNSEKTIEQTLASVLNQFHPESIHYHVQDGGSQDSTIAILEAWKMRFRNRGISFSFCSENDGGMYEAIVKGFDKFRPEDNDWMAWINSDDQLSGLFSYTLHKMQKSIFWITGKPAIIQKNGTMTTLDRYYSTELVSSGLCNGKNWFFVQQEGTAWRYAAWRSTHSASTLVKYKYAGDFHLWVNLAKKYELFQCSYPMGFFNIRDGQASQAFWDKYVQEMLETSPETSQLCKKHKVNYVSSRNKEIELNVVNINISSNKEYQMESYSV, encoded by the coding sequence ATGAAAATTTTTTTAGTAACTCCATCATTTAATTCTGAAAAAACTATTGAACAAACTTTAGCAAGTGTACTTAACCAATTTCATCCTGAAAGTATCCATTACCACGTTCAGGATGGAGGTTCTCAAGACTCCACAATTGCGATACTTGAAGCATGGAAAATGCGATTTAGAAATCGTGGGATTAGCTTTTCCTTTTGCAGCGAAAATGATGGCGGTATGTACGAAGCAATTGTTAAAGGCTTTGATAAGTTCCGTCCTGAAGATAATGACTGGATGGCATGGATTAACTCAGACGATCAGCTGTCTGGTTTATTCTCGTACACATTACATAAAATGCAAAAATCAATATTCTGGATTACTGGAAAGCCTGCAATTATTCAAAAAAATGGCACCATGACTACATTAGATCGGTATTATTCGACAGAGCTTGTAAGCTCCGGCTTGTGTAATGGAAAAAATTGGTTTTTTGTCCAGCAGGAGGGAACTGCTTGGCGATATGCAGCTTGGCGTAGTACACATTCAGCTTCAACTTTAGTAAAGTATAAATATGCAGGAGACTTTCACTTATGGGTAAATTTGGCTAAAAAATATGAATTATTTCAATGCTCATATCCAATGGGTTTTTTTAATATAAGAGATGGACAAGCATCGCAAGCATTTTGGGATAAATATGTCCAAGAAATGCTTGAAACTTCGCCAGAAACAAGCCAACTATGCAAAAAACACAAAGTTAACTATGTCTCATCACGAAATAAAGAAATAGAATTGAATGTAGTAAATATTAATATTTCGTCGAATAAAGAATATCAGATGGAGAGCTACAGTGTCTAA